The Anas platyrhynchos isolate ZD024472 breed Pekin duck chromosome 3, IASCAAS_PekinDuck_T2T, whole genome shotgun sequence genome includes a window with the following:
- the LOC101799321 gene encoding protein aveugle isoform X2 encodes MDTEAQDGAEVQDGAEALSEGCSLAEVSEGPPAQWSVPEVCAWLDARCGDGDLVQLVAEHGVSGRALLRMTEGTLRRMGVAPRSRRRELLRELLGLRLQQELEELLSIAGGEHPP; translated from the exons ATGGACACCGAGGCGCAGGATGGTGCCGAGGTGCAGGATGGTGCCGAGGCTCTGTCAGAGGGATGTTCGCTGGCcgag GTCTCGGaggggcccccagcacagtgGTCGGTGCCGGAGGTGTGCGCCTGGCTGGATGCGCGGTGCGGGGACGGGGACCTGGTGCAGCTGGTGGCCGAGCACGGGGTCAGCGGCCGGGCCCTGCTGCGAATGACCGAGGGGACCCTGCGGCGCATGGGGGTCGCCCCCCGCAGCCGGCGCCGGGAGCTGCtgcgggagctgctggggctgcggctgcagcaggagctggaggagctgctgagcatCGCCGGGGGTGAGCATCCCCCTTAG
- the LOC101799321 gene encoding uncharacterized protein isoform X1, translating into MCWVQQPLKIPIATQQRCLGARFATKPGAACVGTELAPGPPPGLRGRGARAAGTVAAPSVGSPSCPHALPDPHMDTEAQDGAEVQDGAEALSEGCSLAEVSEGPPAQWSVPEVCAWLDARCGDGDLVQLVAEHGVSGRALLRMTEGTLRRMGVAPRSRRRELLRELLGLRLQQELEELLSIAGE; encoded by the exons ATGTGTTGGGTTCAGCAGCCTTTAAAGATACCTATCGCCACCCAACAGCGATGTCTGGGTGCTCGCTTTGCTACCAAGCCTGGCGCTGCCTGCGTGGGCACTGAGCtggccccaggaccccccccggggctgcgtgGAAGGGGGGCACGGGCAGCGGGGACTGTTGCAG CCCCCTCTGTAGggagccccagctgcccccacGCCCTGCCGGACCCCCACATGGACACCGAGGCGCAGGATGGTGCCGAGGTGCAGGATGGTGCCGAGGCTCTGTCAGAGGGATGTTCGCTGGCcgag GTCTCGGaggggcccccagcacagtgGTCGGTGCCGGAGGTGTGCGCCTGGCTGGATGCGCGGTGCGGGGACGGGGACCTGGTGCAGCTGGTGGCCGAGCACGGGGTCAGCGGCCGGGCCCTGCTGCGAATGACCGAGGGGACCCTGCGGCGCATGGGGGTCGCCCCCCGCAGCCGGCGCCGGGAGCTGCtgcgggagctgctggggctgcggctgcagcaggagctggaggagctgctgagcatCGCCGGGG AGTGA